From one Streptomyces sp. NBC_01478 genomic stretch:
- a CDS encoding bifunctional DNA primase/polymerase produces the protein MGFTIGSSRGIRDIRSGTRRRGRASECTAVAEFTGLWGWDVVAGARAAGGACSCGDTECRTPGAHPLTFAPEVRAGATLDEVTAAWAELPGASIMLPVGRAFDVIEVAEPAGRRALARLERMGLPLGPVAATPDHRAHFFVAPGAAAELPSLLYRMGWDDPTSLDLRGLGPGTHITAPPSDRGGLGPVRWLRSPALDSATKPPAARLLLGTLAYVAHRSRA, from the coding sequence ATGGGCTTCACGATCGGCAGCAGCCGGGGTATCCGCGACATCCGGTCCGGCACGCGCCGCCGCGGCCGCGCTTCGGAGTGCACGGCGGTGGCCGAGTTCACCGGACTCTGGGGCTGGGACGTGGTCGCGGGCGCCCGGGCCGCGGGGGGCGCGTGCTCCTGCGGCGACACGGAATGCCGTACGCCGGGCGCACATCCACTGACCTTCGCGCCCGAGGTGCGGGCCGGCGCGACCCTGGACGAAGTCACCGCGGCCTGGGCCGAGTTGCCCGGTGCCTCGATCATGCTGCCGGTGGGGCGAGCGTTCGACGTGATCGAGGTGGCCGAACCCGCCGGGCGCCGCGCACTGGCCCGGCTGGAGCGGATGGGCCTCCCGCTCGGCCCGGTCGCCGCGACCCCCGACCACCGCGCCCACTTCTTCGTCGCCCCCGGCGCGGCCGCCGAACTCCCCTCCCTGCTCTACCGCATGGGCTGGGACGACCCCACCTCCCTCGACCTGCGCGGCCTCGGCCCCGGCACCCACATCACCGCCCCGCCCTCGGACCGAGGAGGCCTGGGCCCGGTCCGCTGGCTCCGCTCCCCCGCCCTCGACTCGGCGACAAAGCCCCCGGCGGCACGCCTGTTGCTGGGCACGCTGGCGTACGTGGCACACAGGTCGCGCGCCTAG
- the nsdA gene encoding transcriptional repressor NsdA: MGGNGGGGTTAASTDKRPNELLGSWFVRSGWSKGELARQVNRRARQLGANHISTDTSRVRRWLDGENPREPIPRILSELFSERFGCVVSVEDLGLRAARQAPSVSGVDLPWTAPQTVALLSEFSRSDLMLARRGFLGASLALSAGPSLIEPMQRWLVPGPSAHQPEPEPVSASRHVGRLSRPELELLESTTAMFRKWDAQCGGGLRRKAVVGQLHEVTDLLQEPQPEATNRKLFKVAAELAELAGWMSYDVGLQPTAQKYFVLALHAAKEAGDKPLGSYVLSSMSRQMIHLGRPDDALELIHLAQYGSRDCASPRTQSMLYAMEARAYANMGQPGKCKRAVRMAEDTFGDVHDWDDPDPDWIRFFSEAELYGENSHSYRDLAYVAGRSPAYASLAEPVMQRAVDLFAKDDVHQRSYALNLIGLATVHLLRREPEQSAVLATEAMTVAKKVRSERVNTRIRKTVDTAFRDFGDLAEVVDLTERLAIELPESAEAV, encoded by the coding sequence GTGGGCGGCAACGGCGGAGGCGGGACAACCGCGGCCAGTACGGACAAGCGCCCCAATGAGCTGCTCGGCTCGTGGTTCGTGCGCAGCGGCTGGTCCAAGGGCGAGCTGGCGCGTCAAGTGAACCGCCGGGCGCGGCAGTTGGGGGCCAACCACATCTCCACGGACACCTCGCGGGTGCGCCGCTGGCTGGACGGCGAGAACCCGCGCGAGCCGATCCCCAGGATCCTCTCGGAGCTGTTCTCCGAGCGCTTCGGCTGTGTCGTCTCGGTCGAGGACCTGGGCCTGCGCGCGGCCCGCCAGGCACCCTCCGTGTCCGGCGTCGACCTGCCCTGGACGGCCCCGCAGACGGTGGCCCTGCTCAGCGAGTTCTCGCGCAGCGACCTCATGCTGGCCCGGCGCGGCTTCCTCGGCGCCTCGCTCGCCCTGTCCGCGGGACCGTCCCTCATCGAGCCCATGCAGCGCTGGCTCGTCCCCGGCCCCTCGGCCCACCAGCCGGAGCCCGAGCCCGTGAGCGCCTCCCGGCACGTCGGGCGGCTCTCCCGGCCCGAGTTGGAGCTGCTGGAGTCCACCACGGCGATGTTCCGCAAGTGGGACGCACAGTGCGGCGGCGGCCTGCGCCGCAAGGCGGTCGTAGGGCAGTTGCACGAGGTGACCGACCTCCTCCAGGAGCCCCAACCCGAGGCCACCAACCGCAAGTTGTTCAAGGTCGCCGCCGAACTCGCCGAGCTGGCCGGGTGGATGTCGTACGACGTGGGGCTCCAGCCCACCGCGCAGAAGTACTTCGTCCTCGCCCTGCACGCCGCCAAGGAGGCCGGCGACAAGCCGCTCGGGTCGTACGTCCTGTCCAGCATGAGCCGCCAGATGATCCACCTCGGGCGGCCGGACGACGCCCTGGAGCTGATCCACCTCGCGCAGTACGGCAGCCGGGACTGCGCGAGCCCGCGCACCCAGTCGATGCTGTATGCGATGGAGGCCCGCGCCTACGCCAACATGGGGCAGCCCGGCAAGTGCAAGCGGGCGGTCCGGATGGCCGAGGACACCTTCGGGGACGTACACGACTGGGACGACCCGGACCCGGACTGGATCCGTTTCTTCTCCGAGGCCGAGCTGTACGGCGAGAACTCGCACTCCTACCGCGACCTCGCCTACGTCGCCGGCCGCAGCCCCGCCTACGCCTCGCTGGCCGAGCCCGTCATGCAGCGGGCGGTGGACCTCTTCGCCAAGGACGATGTGCACCAGCGGTCGTACGCGCTCAATCTCATCGGCCTGGCCACCGTGCACCTGCTGCGGCGCGAACCCGAGCAGAGCGCGGTGCTGGCCACGGAAGCGATGACCGTCGCCAAGAAGGTGCGCTCCGAGCGCGTCAACACTCGTATCCGAAAGACCGTCGACACCGCGTTCCGCGACTTCGGTGATCTGGCCGAAGTCGTCGATCTCACCGAGCGGCTCGCGATCGAGCTGCCGGAGTCCGCCGAAGCGGTCTGA
- a CDS encoding ammonium transporter, whose protein sequence is MASAAITLAAEAPKLSSANTGFMLICSALVLLMTPGLAFFYGGMVRVKSTLNMLMMSFISIGIVTILWVLYGFSLAFGSSNGFIGYNSDWLGMSNVGLTELWDGYTIPIFVFMVFQMMFAVITPALISGAIADRVKFSAWSLFVALWLTVVYVPVAHWVWASDGWAFKLGVIDFAGGTAVHINAGAGALGVILVIGKRVGFKRDPMRPHSLPLVMLGAGLLWFGWFGFNAGSWLGNDDGVGALMFVNTQVATAAAMLAWLAYEKIRHGAFTTLGAASGAVAGLVAITPSGGAVSPLGAIAVGAIAGVGCAAAVGLKYRFNIDDSLDVVGVHMVGGILGSLLIGFFATGKGQSTATGVFYGDHSFTQLWKQFAGVGAVLGYSLVASAVLAFLIDKTIGMRVTEDEEVAGIDQAEHAETAYDFSGAGGGLGSSALAAPETKKVDA, encoded by the coding sequence ATGGCATCAGCCGCCATCACGCTTGCCGCTGAGGCACCCAAACTGTCCTCCGCGAACACAGGCTTCATGCTGATCTGTTCTGCCCTGGTGCTGCTCATGACACCGGGACTCGCCTTCTTCTACGGAGGCATGGTCCGCGTCAAGAGCACCCTGAACATGCTGATGATGAGCTTCATCAGCATCGGGATCGTCACCATTCTGTGGGTGCTCTACGGCTTCTCGCTCGCCTTCGGTTCGAGCAACGGCTTCATCGGCTACAACTCCGACTGGCTCGGCATGAGCAACGTCGGACTGACGGAACTCTGGGACGGCTACACCATCCCGATCTTCGTCTTCATGGTCTTCCAGATGATGTTCGCCGTCATCACGCCCGCCCTGATAAGCGGTGCCATCGCCGACCGCGTCAAGTTCTCGGCCTGGTCGCTCTTCGTCGCCCTGTGGCTGACGGTCGTCTACGTCCCGGTCGCCCACTGGGTCTGGGCCAGCGACGGCTGGGCCTTCAAGCTCGGTGTGATCGACTTCGCCGGTGGTACCGCGGTCCACATCAACGCCGGTGCCGGCGCCCTCGGCGTCATCCTGGTCATCGGCAAGCGCGTCGGCTTCAAGCGTGACCCCATGCGTCCGCACAGCCTTCCGCTGGTCATGCTCGGCGCCGGTCTCCTGTGGTTCGGCTGGTTCGGCTTCAACGCCGGTTCGTGGCTCGGCAACGACGACGGCGTCGGCGCGCTGATGTTCGTCAACACCCAGGTCGCCACCGCCGCCGCCATGCTCGCCTGGCTCGCCTACGAGAAGATCCGCCACGGCGCGTTCACCACGCTCGGCGCGGCCTCGGGTGCCGTCGCCGGTCTGGTCGCCATCACCCCGTCCGGTGGTGCGGTCTCCCCGCTCGGCGCGATCGCCGTCGGCGCCATCGCCGGTGTCGGCTGTGCCGCGGCCGTCGGCCTGAAGTACAGGTTCAACATCGACGACTCCCTCGACGTCGTCGGCGTCCACATGGTCGGCGGTATCCTCGGCTCCCTGCTCATCGGCTTCTTCGCCACCGGCAAGGGCCAGTCCACCGCGACCGGCGTCTTCTACGGCGACCACTCCTTCACCCAGCTCTGGAAGCAGTTCGCCGGTGTCGGCGCGGTCCTCGGCTACTCCCTGGTCGCCTCCGCGGTCCTCGCCTTCCTCATCGACAAGACCATCGGTATGCGCGTCACCGAGGACGAAGAGGTCGCCGGCATCGACCAGGCCGAGCACGCCGAGACCGCATACGACTTCAGCGGCGCCGGCGGTGGCCTCGGCAGCTCCGCTCTGGCCGCCCCGGAGACGAAGAAGGTGGACGCATGA
- a CDS encoding P-II family nitrogen regulator produces MKLITAVVKPHRLDEIKEALQAFGVHGLTVTEASGYGRQRGHTEVYRGAEYTVDLVPKIRIEVLAEDDDAEQLIDVIVKAARTGKIGDGKVWSLPVETAVRVRTGERGPDAL; encoded by the coding sequence ATGAAGCTCATCACCGCCGTCGTGAAGCCCCACCGGCTCGACGAGATCAAGGAAGCCCTCCAGGCCTTCGGGGTCCACGGTCTGACGGTCACCGAGGCGAGCGGCTACGGTCGTCAGCGGGGACACACCGAGGTCTACCGGGGCGCCGAGTACACGGTCGACCTGGTCCCCAAGATCCGCATCGAGGTACTGGCCGAGGACGACGACGCCGAGCAGTTGATCGACGTCATCGTCAAGGCCGCCCGCACCGGCAAGATCGGTGACGGCAAGGTCTGGTCCCTCCCGGTCGAGACGGCCGTCCGGGTCAGGACCGGCGAGCGCGGACCGGACGCGCTCTAA
- a CDS encoding [protein-PII] uridylyltransferase — protein sequence MTSTDVRKDAEDSGPSGYAAARLRLLTEGVRSGPPRRAALAELTDDWLTGLFTAGNEALKGVSLVAVGGYGRGELSPRSDLDLLLLHDGSDSGAVAALADRIWYPVWDLGLALDHSVRTPAEARKTAGEDLKVQLGLLDARHIAGDLGLTASLRTAVLADWRNQAPKRLPELQELCAERAERQGELQYLLEPDLKEARGGLRDATALRAVAASWLADAPREGLADARRRLLDVRDALHLTTGRATDRLALQEQDQVAAELGLLDADTLLRQVYEAARVVSYASDVTWREVGRVLRSRAVRPRLRAMLGGGAKPAAERSPLAEGVVEQDGEVVLARAARPERDPVLPLRAAAAAAQAGLPLSLHAVRRMAAGVRPLPTPWPAEAREQLVTLLGSGQPTVDVWEALEAEGLITRLLPDWERVRCRPQRNAVHIWTVDRHLIETAVRASEFARRVSRPDLLLVSALLHDIGKGWPGDHSVAGEIIAKDVAARIGFDRADVAVLATLVRHHLLLIDTATRRDLEDPATVRSVAEAVGTTSTLELLHALTEADALATGPAAWSSWRAGLVTDLVKRVAAVLSGDAPEEPEAGAATAEQERLAIEAVATGGPVLALRAQTEPPSEDEPAGDPEPLGVELLIAVPDQPGVLPAVAGVLAMHRLTVRTAELRALDLPDGVEGSVLLLNWRVAAEYGSLPQAARLRADLVRALDGSFDIAARLAERDAAYPRRRGVVAPPARVTVAPAASRHATVIEVRAHDAPGLLHRIGRALDDAGVRVRSMHVSTLGSNAVDAFYVTGAEGMPLPGEEATAVARKLEETLRA from the coding sequence GTGACGAGTACGGACGTGCGCAAGGATGCAGAGGACTCCGGACCCAGCGGCTACGCGGCGGCCCGGCTGCGCCTCCTCACTGAGGGGGTGCGGTCCGGGCCGCCGCGCCGTGCCGCCCTCGCCGAACTGACCGACGACTGGCTGACCGGCCTCTTCACCGCCGGCAACGAAGCCCTCAAGGGCGTCTCCCTGGTCGCCGTCGGCGGCTACGGCCGCGGCGAACTCTCCCCGCGCAGCGACCTCGACCTGCTCCTCCTGCACGACGGCAGCGACTCCGGCGCGGTCGCCGCCCTCGCCGACCGCATCTGGTACCCGGTCTGGGACCTCGGCCTCGCCCTCGACCACTCCGTCCGTACGCCCGCCGAGGCCCGCAAGACCGCCGGCGAGGACCTCAAGGTCCAGCTCGGCCTCCTCGACGCCCGCCACATCGCCGGCGACCTCGGCCTGACCGCCTCCCTGCGGACGGCCGTCCTCGCCGACTGGCGCAACCAGGCGCCCAAGCGCCTCCCCGAACTCCAGGAACTCTGCGCCGAACGCGCTGAGCGCCAGGGCGAGTTGCAGTACCTCCTCGAACCCGACCTCAAGGAGGCCCGCGGCGGGCTGCGCGACGCCACCGCGCTGCGCGCCGTAGCCGCCTCCTGGCTCGCCGACGCCCCGCGCGAAGGCCTCGCCGACGCCCGCCGCCGCCTTCTCGACGTGCGCGACGCCCTGCACCTCACCACCGGGCGTGCGACCGACCGGCTCGCGCTCCAGGAGCAGGACCAGGTCGCCGCCGAGCTCGGCCTGCTCGACGCGGACACCCTGCTGCGCCAGGTCTACGAAGCGGCACGCGTCGTGTCGTACGCCAGTGATGTCACCTGGCGTGAGGTGGGGCGCGTGCTGCGGTCCCGTGCGGTGCGGCCGAGGCTGCGGGCCATGCTCGGCGGGGGCGCCAAACCCGCCGCCGAACGTTCACCGCTGGCCGAAGGGGTCGTGGAGCAGGACGGCGAGGTCGTGCTCGCCCGCGCCGCCCGCCCCGAACGCGACCCGGTCCTCCCGCTGCGCGCCGCCGCTGCCGCCGCGCAGGCCGGTCTCCCGCTCTCGCTGCACGCCGTTCGGCGCATGGCGGCCGGGGTGCGTCCGCTGCCCACGCCCTGGCCCGCCGAGGCGCGCGAGCAGCTCGTGACGCTGCTCGGTTCCGGACAGCCGACGGTCGACGTGTGGGAGGCGCTGGAGGCGGAAGGCCTGATCACGCGTCTCCTCCCGGACTGGGAGCGGGTCCGCTGCCGGCCGCAGCGCAACGCCGTGCACATCTGGACCGTGGACCGGCACCTCATCGAAACCGCCGTCCGCGCCTCGGAGTTCGCCCGCCGCGTCAGCCGCCCCGACCTCCTGCTGGTCTCCGCGCTGCTGCACGACATCGGCAAGGGCTGGCCCGGCGACCACTCCGTGGCCGGCGAGATCATCGCCAAGGACGTGGCCGCCCGCATCGGCTTCGACCGCGCGGACGTGGCCGTGCTCGCCACCCTCGTACGCCATCACCTGCTGCTCATCGACACGGCCACCCGGCGCGACCTGGAGGACCCGGCGACGGTCCGCTCGGTCGCCGAGGCGGTCGGTACGACGAGCACCCTGGAGCTGCTGCACGCGCTGACCGAGGCGGACGCGCTGGCCACCGGCCCGGCCGCGTGGTCGTCCTGGCGGGCCGGCCTCGTCACCGACCTGGTGAAGCGGGTCGCCGCCGTCCTCTCCGGGGACGCCCCCGAGGAGCCCGAGGCGGGCGCGGCCACCGCGGAACAGGAACGGCTCGCGATCGAGGCCGTGGCGACCGGCGGCCCTGTGCTCGCGCTGCGCGCCCAGACCGAACCGCCGTCCGAGGACGAACCCGCCGGAGACCCCGAACCCCTCGGCGTTGAACTCCTGATCGCCGTCCCCGACCAGCCGGGCGTACTCCCCGCGGTGGCCGGCGTCCTGGCGATGCACCGCCTGACCGTCCGCACGGCGGAGCTGCGCGCGCTGGACCTGCCCGACGGTGTGGAGGGTTCCGTCCTGCTGCTGAACTGGCGCGTCGCCGCCGAGTACGGCTCCCTGCCCCAGGCCGCCCGGCTGCGCGCCGATCTCGTACGGGCCCTGGACGGGTCGTTCGACATCGCGGCCCGCCTTGCCGAGCGCGACGCCGCGTATCCGCGCCGCCGGGGTGTCGTGGCACCGCCGGCCCGCGTGACGGTCGCCCCGGCCGCCTCCCGGCACGCGACGGTCATCGAGGTGCGCGCGCACGACGCCCCGGGACTGCTGCACCGGATCGGGCGGGCGCTGGACGATGCGGGGGTGCGGGTGCGGAGCATGCACGTCAGCACGCTGGGCTCGAACGCGGTGGACGCCTTCTATGTCACCGGCGCGGAAGGCATGCCCCTGCCGGGGGAGGAGGCCACGGCGGTGGCGCGCAAACTGGAGGAAACCCTGCGGGCCTGA
- the ffh gene encoding signal recognition particle protein — MFDTLSDRLSATFKNLRGKGRLSEADIDATAREIRIALLEADVALPVVRTFIKNVKERALGADLNRALNNPAQQVVKIVNEELVTILGGETRRLRFAKNSPTVIMLAGLQGAGKTTLAGKLGKWLKDQGHSPLLVAADLQRPNAVNQLSVVAERAGVAVYAPEPGNGVGDPVKVAKDSIEFAKSKVHDIVIVDTAGRLGIDQELMRQAADIRDAVSPDEILFVVDAMIGQDAVNTAEAFRDGVGFDGVVLSKLDGDARGGAALSIASVTGKPIMFASNGEKLDDFDAFHPDRMASRILDMGDLLTLIEQAEKTFSQEEAEKMASKLASKKGQDFTLDDFLSQMEQVRKMGSISKLLGMLPGMGQIKDQINNLDEREVDRTAAIIKSMTPAERAEPTIINGSRRARIAKGSGVEVSAVKGLVERFFEARKMMSRMAQGGGMPGMPGMPGMGGGPGRSKKQPKQAKGKQRSGNPMKRKQQELEEAKRREAGAAQGGGNAFGLPEQGGKDFELPDEFKKFMG; from the coding sequence GTGTTCGATACTCTCTCTGATCGCCTCTCAGCCACTTTCAAGAACCTGCGCGGCAAGGGACGGCTCTCCGAGGCGGACATCGACGCCACCGCGCGTGAGATCCGGATCGCGCTGCTCGAAGCGGACGTGGCCCTGCCGGTCGTGCGCACGTTCATCAAGAACGTCAAGGAGCGTGCCCTCGGCGCCGACCTCAACAGGGCGCTGAACAACCCGGCCCAGCAGGTCGTGAAGATCGTCAACGAGGAACTCGTCACGATCCTCGGCGGCGAGACCCGGCGCCTCCGCTTCGCCAAGAACTCGCCGACCGTGATCATGCTCGCGGGTCTCCAGGGTGCCGGTAAGACGACCCTCGCGGGCAAGCTCGGCAAGTGGCTCAAGGACCAGGGGCACTCGCCGCTGCTCGTCGCCGCCGACCTCCAGCGCCCGAACGCGGTGAACCAACTGAGCGTGGTCGCCGAGCGCGCCGGTGTCGCGGTCTACGCGCCCGAGCCGGGCAACGGCGTCGGTGATCCGGTCAAGGTGGCCAAGGACTCCATCGAGTTCGCGAAGTCCAAGGTCCACGACATCGTGATCGTGGACACCGCGGGGCGCCTCGGCATCGACCAGGAGCTGATGCGGCAGGCCGCGGACATCCGCGACGCGGTCAGCCCGGACGAGATCCTGTTCGTCGTCGACGCGATGATCGGCCAGGACGCGGTCAACACCGCCGAGGCCTTCCGCGACGGCGTCGGCTTCGACGGCGTGGTGCTCTCCAAGCTCGACGGCGACGCCCGCGGTGGTGCGGCCCTGTCGATCGCCTCGGTCACCGGCAAGCCGATCATGTTCGCGTCGAACGGCGAGAAGCTCGACGACTTCGACGCCTTCCACCCGGACCGGATGGCCTCCCGCATCCTCGACATGGGTGACCTGCTCACCCTGATCGAGCAGGCGGAGAAGACGTTCAGCCAAGAAGAGGCCGAGAAGATGGCCTCGAAGCTGGCGTCCAAGAAGGGCCAGGACTTCACCCTCGACGATTTCCTGTCCCAGATGGAACAGGTCAGGAAGATGGGCAGCATCAGCAAGCTGCTCGGCATGCTCCCCGGCATGGGCCAGATCAAGGACCAGATCAACAACCTGGACGAGCGCGAGGTCGACCGTACGGCCGCGATCATCAAGTCGATGACCCCGGCCGAGCGCGCCGAGCCGACCATCATCAACGGCTCGCGCCGCGCCCGTATCGCCAAGGGCTCCGGCGTCGAGGTCAGCGCCGTGAAGGGCCTGGTCGAGCGGTTCTTCGAGGCCCGCAAGATGATGTCCCGCATGGCCCAGGGCGGCGGGATGCCCGGCATGCCGGGGATGCCGGGCATGGGCGGCGGCCCGGGCCGCAGCAAGAAGCAGCCCAAGCAGGCCAAGGGCAAGCAGCGCTCCGGCAACCCGATGAAGCGCAAGCAGCAGGAGCTGGAAGAGGCCAAGCGCCGCGAGGCCGGCGCGGCCCAGGGCGGCGGCAACGCGTTCGGGCTGCCCGAGCAGGGCGGCAAGGACTTCGAACTGCCGGACGAGTTCAAGAAGTTCATGGGCTGA
- the ftsH gene encoding ATP-dependent zinc metalloprotease FtsH, with translation MTNPAPPRKSPDQPWRTEGTPDEPPKPSPGGKKMRGGWWSLILTALVVYLVANLILSFFNEGDEPTISYTEFSKQVDAGNVTKIYAKGNAIQGQLKKEQKKPDGDGKYTKFDTERPTFADDQLWEDLTKHNVTVTAEPVVQHRSFLANLLISLAPMLLLVALWLFIARRMSSGLGGAGGMLGRKTPPKPVELEPGKQRTTFEDVAGIDEVEGELNDVVDFLKNPDEYRKMGAKMPRGVLLAGPPGTGKTLLARAVAGEAGVPFFSASASEFIEMIVGVGASRVRELFAEARKVAPSIIFIDEIDTIGRARGGGSGMGGHDEREQTLNQILTEMDGFSGSEGVIVIAATNRSDVLDPALTRPGRFDRVVVVSPPDRGGREAILEIHTREIPLAKDVNLAQVARTTPGMTGAELANLANEAALLAVKRKQSEVTQSDLSEALEKVQLGAERPLVMPEEERRRTAYHESGHALLGMLQPGADPVRKITIVPRGRALGVTLSTPDSDKYAYTEEYLRGRIIGALGGMAAEQVVYGVITTGAESDLEQVTNIARGMVARWGMSERVGRLSALPNDAQQAYGLAAAPQTLDVIDDEMRRIVDECYDEATRKLRDHRDQLDALAAALLENETLEETDAYRIAGVTRLFKEEP, from the coding sequence ATGACCAACCCTGCGCCGCCGCGCAAGTCCCCCGATCAGCCTTGGCGTACCGAAGGCACCCCGGACGAGCCCCCGAAGCCGTCGCCGGGCGGGAAGAAGATGCGCGGCGGCTGGTGGAGCCTGATCCTCACCGCGCTGGTCGTGTACCTGGTCGCGAATCTGATCCTGTCGTTCTTCAACGAGGGCGACGAGCCGACGATCTCGTACACGGAGTTCAGCAAGCAGGTCGACGCGGGCAACGTCACCAAGATCTACGCCAAGGGCAACGCGATCCAGGGCCAGCTCAAGAAAGAGCAGAAGAAGCCGGACGGCGACGGCAAGTACACCAAGTTCGACACCGAGCGGCCGACCTTCGCGGACGACCAGCTCTGGGAGGACCTGACCAAGCACAACGTCACGGTCACGGCGGAGCCGGTCGTACAACACCGTAGCTTTCTGGCCAATCTCCTGATCTCGCTGGCCCCGATGCTGCTCCTGGTCGCCCTGTGGCTCTTCATCGCACGGCGGATGAGCTCGGGGCTCGGCGGCGCGGGCGGCATGCTCGGCCGCAAGACCCCGCCGAAACCGGTCGAGCTGGAGCCGGGCAAGCAGCGCACGACGTTCGAGGACGTGGCCGGCATCGACGAGGTCGAGGGCGAGCTGAACGACGTCGTCGACTTCCTCAAGAACCCCGACGAGTACCGCAAGATGGGCGCCAAGATGCCCCGGGGCGTGCTGCTCGCGGGTCCGCCCGGCACCGGCAAGACGCTGCTCGCGCGGGCGGTCGCGGGGGAGGCGGGGGTGCCGTTCTTCTCGGCCTCGGCCTCCGAGTTCATCGAGATGATCGTCGGTGTCGGCGCCTCACGCGTGCGTGAACTGTTCGCGGAGGCCCGCAAGGTGGCCCCCTCGATCATCTTCATCGACGAGATCGACACCATCGGCCGGGCCCGCGGCGGCGGTTCGGGTATGGGCGGTCACGACGAGCGCGAGCAGACCCTGAACCAGATCCTCACCGAGATGGACGGCTTCTCCGGCTCCGAGGGCGTCATCGTCATCGCGGCCACCAACCGCTCCGACGTCCTGGACCCCGCGCTGACCCGCCCCGGCCGCTTCGACCGGGTGGTCGTGGTCTCGCCGCCCGACCGGGGCGGCCGCGAGGCGATTCTGGAGATCCACACCCGTGAGATCCCGCTCGCGAAGGACGTGAACCTCGCCCAGGTCGCCCGGACGACCCCGGGCATGACCGGCGCCGAACTCGCCAACCTAGCCAACGAGGCCGCCCTCCTCGCGGTCAAGCGCAAGCAGAGCGAGGTCACCCAGTCCGACCTCTCCGAAGCCCTGGAGAAGGTCCAACTGGGCGCGGAACGCCCGCTGGTGATGCCCGAGGAGGAGCGCCGGCGCACCGCGTACCACGAGAGCGGCCACGCCCTCCTCGGCATGCTCCAGCCCGGCGCCGACCCGGTCCGCAAGATCACCATCGTCCCGCGCGGGAGGGCACTCGGCGTGACGCTCTCGACGCCGGACTCGGACAAGTACGCGTACACCGAGGAGTACCTGCGCGGCCGGATCATCGGCGCCCTCGGCGGCATGGCCGCGGAACAGGTCGTCTACGGGGTGATCACCACCGGCGCCGAGAGCGACCTCGAACAGGTCACCAACATCGCGCGCGGGATGGTCGCCCGCTGGGGCATGAGCGAGCGCGTCGGCCGCCTCTCCGCCCTCCCGAACGACGCCCAGCAGGCCTACGGCCTCGCCGCGGCGCCGCAGACCCTGGACGTGATCGACGACGAGATGCGCCGCATCGTCGACGAGTGCTACGACGAGGCCACCCGCAAACTCCGCGACCACCGCGACCAGTTGGACGCCCTCGCGGCGGCCCTCCTGGAGAACGAGACCCTGGAGGAGACGGACGCGTACCGGATCGCGGGCGTCACGCGCCTGTTCAAGGAAGAGCCGTAG
- a CDS encoding SAM-dependent methyltransferase, with amino-acid sequence MTPTLVRHYLPHTGPVPRVDLGARARDWSEIQERMLVPLHEAVYERLEVGPGTRLLGLGCGSGLALLMAASRGATVTGVERFSPERLALARERLLPAAWSPRARAHTRLVYGSPRDAADAETPAYTLVTAFEPIGCLAGDSEGLGELLATATPLAARGTPVVLTGWGPPERCATSSVLRVATRLADPLRGTGSPRPVLRDDLEEVAHRAGLRPDGSGRVACPFGYADVESAVRGLLSTGLFDAAIVATDQVQVEKELAEALHPHRRQDGTVWMPNVFRYLIARTT; translated from the coding sequence ATGACACCTACGCTCGTGCGGCACTACCTGCCTCATACGGGGCCCGTGCCCCGTGTGGACCTGGGTGCACGCGCGCGTGATTGGTCCGAGATCCAGGAGCGGATGCTGGTGCCGCTCCACGAAGCGGTCTACGAGCGACTGGAAGTGGGACCCGGCACCCGGCTCCTCGGCCTCGGCTGCGGCTCCGGGCTCGCCCTGCTGATGGCGGCCTCCAGAGGCGCGACGGTCACCGGTGTCGAGCGCTTCTCCCCCGAACGGCTGGCCCTCGCCCGCGAGCGACTGCTGCCGGCCGCCTGGTCCCCACGCGCGCGTGCGCACACCCGGCTTGTCTACGGCTCCCCCAGGGACGCGGCCGACGCGGAGACGCCCGCGTACACCCTGGTGACCGCCTTCGAGCCCATCGGGTGCCTCGCGGGCGACTCGGAGGGGCTCGGCGAACTGCTCGCCACCGCGACCCCGCTCGCCGCGCGCGGAACACCCGTGGTGCTGACGGGCTGGGGCCCGCCGGAGCGCTGCGCGACCTCGTCCGTGCTCCGCGTGGCGACCAGGCTGGCGGACCCGCTGCGCGGCACGGGCAGCCCGCGCCCGGTCCTGCGCGACGACCTGGAGGAGGTCGCCCACCGCGCGGGCCTCAGGCCGGACGGCTCGGGACGGGTGGCCTGCCCCTTCGGCTACGCCGACGTCGAGAGTGCCGTACGAGGGCTGCTGTCGACGGGACTCTTCGACGCGGCGATCGTCGCGACGGATCAGGTGCAGGTGGAGAAGGAGTTGGCGGAGGCATTGCATCCGCATCGGCGGCAGGACGGGACGGTGTGGATGCCGAACGTCTTCCGGTATCTGATCGCGCGTACTACCTGA